Part of the Spirosoma linguale DSM 74 genome is shown below.
TATAGTTACGGGCTTAAAAGATGACTTTTCGTAAGCTAAAAGATGACTTTTCGTAAGCTAAAAGATGACTTTTCGTAAGCGTTCAAGCATTTAAAAGATGACTTTTCGTAAGTGAGAAGGCCGTAAAAGATGACTTTTTGTAAGCGTATAGAACATTGTAAAATATAACTGGTCTATTTTGTAAGTCATATTTTAGTTTTTAAGTTTGGGGCACGAATCAGGCGGTTCCGCTTCTCACAACTTCCCCGACCTGACCGGCCCCAATGGACAAAGTTAAACCAACCATGGTTCTTTTTGAGAACTCGCTCAATCGTATCGCTGTCAATCTCTCCAAGCTACAGCGAAACTTATTCTACATGGTCTGCTCTCAAATCCAGCCTGACCACACCGCAGAAACCATTTATGAGATTTCAGCTATCGAGTTGATGGAACGTACAGGCGACAAGATTAACTATGCTAGGTTGCGCCAACAGACTTTACAGCTCATCCATCCCAAGGAATTTGAAATGCCTTCTAATCGAGTCGATAAGGAAGGCAAACCACGTAAGAACGTCTTACAGACGGGCTTATTCGCGTCGGCTCTATATTTGGAGGGAGAAGGCACAGTGCAGCTCACAATCTCAGCGCACGTAAGGCCGTTTATTCTCAATTTCAGTGAAAAACTCAAAGGAGGTAACTTCTCTCAACTTGATGTCGATCTGGTGCTGGCCCTGCGTTCTAAATATGGTCAAGCAATGTATCAACAATTAACACAGTGGCGTTTCCATGCTGATAAAGGCCATATGTACCCCTTAGACGAACTTAAAACGTTGCTTGGCGTGATGAACAAGGATGGCTTTGATAAGTACAGCAAATGGGGCGAATTCGATGCTAAAGTGTTAAAACCGGCCAAGAGAGACCTCGAAAAAACAGACCTGCAATTTACCTATGAACCAATGCCTGCTCCTAGGCGTGGACGTGGCCACAAGGTAACTCATGTAAAGTTTATGCTCTCCGTGGATGACGACCGTAATTTCCCCCCTGGCTTTGTGATTAGTGAAGAGCATACAACCTTATTCGACCGGCTCGTCAAGCAGTTTGGACTACGGAAAGATCAGGCTCAAACCGTGCTGTTAAATTTCCCCATCAAGGAAATCAATAAACGGCTTTATGACCTTCATATACAACATAATGACAAGAAAATCAGCAATTTAGGCGCGTACACGGCTAAATCGTTCGGTGTTTAGCACCAAAGGGACAGAAAAATGCTTGAATTTCAGTGGGATGCGGCTAATAAAGGCCATATTATCGACCAATACCCACTCCGGGCCAATACTGTCGAAGAAGTAGAAAGTATATTCACCGACTCGAATTTTCGCCCGACTCCTGATCGGGTAGATGGCCGGGGTGAACAGCAATACAGTGGCGTGGGAGTAAGCAACCAAAACCGCTTACTCTTCGTTGCTTATTCACTAAGAAATGATCAAATTCGGCCCATTAGTTGTCGGCCAGCCAGCCGAAAAGAACGCAACCGCTATGCTCAAATCACCCAGAAATCCTAATAAAAAAGTGACTGCGGCTCCCAAAATGGTAGCCGTGATTAAAAACGGCCATACAGCCGCTGAACTCAAAGAAATGGGGGAACGGTGGGCCAATCATCAGGGGCCTTATCTGACCTTGGCCGAAACGATTGCCATTGAAAAAGCCAAACGAAACAATCAGGCCGATAAGCCTGAGTAGCCTCGGTGAACTTAACTAAATCTAGTTATGGGAAAGGAACCAACCACTCAGGACGAAGCGAAATTAGAAAACCAACCGATCATTGACCTCGATGCTGGAACCCAGGCGTTAATGGCTATAGAAGAAGCCTACCAGCCTTCGGACGACGTTCCGGTGCTACCTGAGTCAGCCAGCACCCAGCAAGAGACTGGTAAGAAACGTACCCATGACCTGACCGGTACTCACCGCGACAAGACGGGCGAGGGAGAGACAATGGCAACGGAGTCGTGATGAATTGGTCGATACAAGCGAATTTGACCCCATGAAAGCAATTGTTAAATTAATTGGTTTACCGGGCCTGATCGTTGCCTTGCTCAGCGCCTGCGGTCCGACCGAATCAACCGAAACCACGACTAAAAGTACCCGTCTGGATTCACTGGCAACCATCCTGGTTGACTCGGCATCAACCCTTGGCGCTGATTCGGTAATCTCGCCCAGGTCAACCCCTTGATGGCGTAAAGGATGCGTATTTTTTAGATAGATCTTAATTCAGATGCCATTCTGAAACCAGTCGCCTGAGCATGCTAATAACGGCTCTTAGGGAGCAGGGTTTAGTCAAAAAACCGTTGGCTCCCAAAGCCAGGGACTTGCGTTTATCATCTTCGTTATCCGACGTGGTTAAGATAACAACTGGCAATTTTCGATAAGCAGGTACCGTGCGTAACTCGGCTAACACATCAAACCCATTCATGCGCTGCATATTCAAATCCAGTAAAATCAATTTGGGTAGCGAAGGCGCTTTTTCTAACTGGGGTAACAACTCATCGCCATCCGACAACTGCTTGATCGCCAAAGGGAAAATAACTTCTTGAAAGGCCGTTTCGATCATCAATTGATCATCCTCGTCGTCATCCACAATCCAGACCGTTGGGGCGTTTTCCATGGCTAGTAAAAGAGTTGAAATGAACAGTAGGAAGTAGATAGAAGCGACTCCGGACAGGTTCGAACTGCCGCCCTATTGATGCCTGATGAGAATCAATCGCTCTGCCGGTTAAGCTACGGAGTCCTACAAGGACATAGAACCTAATTAATCATGTAAAAATACCTACTCCCTCTAGTGGAGTAGGTAAAGCGGAAGGTATAACGTTGAGTAAATCAGCCTTTTATAAACCGATTTAGACTAGTACTGTTTAATGATAAAGAAACTTTTGCTTTATGGTCTCTTTGTCTAAACAAGCACAACAACGGTTGAATCTTTGGCAACGCCATTGCCAGGAACAAAAAGCCCTTTACACTGCTGAAATAGAGAATAGACGCGCCTTGGGTCGAAGGCACGAGCAGGAGTATCATGACCTCTCGTCAAGAAGGTTAAGTTATTATGAACTGCCTATTCTGCTACGCCAACAGGATTCGGAACTAATGGAGTTCAGAGCCATTTATCAGGAAAGATGGTGACGCTTAATTGTTCGTCAAGAGCAGGAAAAGGCGGATTTAGAAATAGTCTTAAAGCGGGCCGATCAAGAGGTCAATTCTGAGAAAAACCGCATAGCATGATAATCCTTTCTGTATACCGTTGCCTCACCTTTGTTATCGTTCCAACACCTTATTGATTCATTGACGTTTATCTCTTTGATTAGTCTATTCAGTTCTAAACAATAGTTTTTCGCCTGGTTGCCCTATTGGGACTAACTTCCTCCGGAACGAACCGTACAACCGGATGTTGGTCTCTTACTCGTAGCCACCACTTCGGCGGTCCGATCATGGCAACCCCTTCTTTGAATACCCCTCAGTCCCTGGCAACATTCGTCTGCCTCGTCGATGACACGGCGGATTACCGCTCGCTGGTTGAGTTGATCTTTAAAGGTTACCTACCTGGCTGTTCATTGCGCTCGTTTGAGAATGGACAGGCTTTTTTGAATACCTTACAGCAACTAAGTGAAAAACCTAATTTGGTTCTGCTTGACCAACATATGCCCGGCTTAAGCGGATATCAAACCCTGGTGGCTTTGAAGCAACAAGCCCAATACCGCTTCATTCCAATTGTGATGATGAGTGCGGATGCGTCTCACTCGGAAATCAGCAGTTTTTACGGAGCTGGGGCGGCGACCTTTTTGCCAAAACCGATGGATTTCAATACCCTTACCGAAACGCTGCTAACCGCTTGCCAGTATGCTAGCAAACTAGCCTGAATCTTAGAATAATCGCTTAACATAATAATCATTTATACAACAACCCTCGGAATAGTACAAAAACAACGGGGCAAAAAAGAGTCACTAAACTACGTTATTGGGGTGTAAACAACTTTGCCAATACTCAATGATGAGTCTGACTTGCTGCTGAAGCTGGGCGTAGTTGGTGGCCTTTTCGTAAAACCCCTGTACCGACTCCTGATAAGCCTGTCGGACGTACTCGGCATTAGAAGCCGTCGTCAAAAACACAAACGGGATCGCTTTTTGGCGCAAGTACTCGCTGTCGTTAATCCGCTGCCGTAGTTCTAACCCATTGAGAAACGGCATATTGATGTCGCACAGGATCAGAAAGGGTTGTTCAGTCGTCGTTTCAAAATAGCTCAGCGCGTCCTCGCCATTGGCAAAGAACCGGATTGGATTCGTAACACCTGCTTGCTCAATGGCATGTCGGAGTAAATGTTGATCATCGTCATCATCGTCAATGCAAATGATAGGGCCTTTCAGGGACATAGACTTAAAACGGGTTGAGTAGTTAGTATAACAGGGTGGGCAAACGATTAATTCAAGGGTTGTAATAGCGATCATACAGCCGTTTCCCTTCCGGCTGGGTCTTCACCCAATCGGTAAACTCCCGCACGGCCTGGGTCTCCGATCGGGCTTTTGCTAAAGCCGCTTCCCGGTCGCTGTTCAACCAATACACGCCCACGATCAGTAAGCTAAACCCCAAGAAGACCACCGTTGCGGCTTGCCATGAGGTAAAGCCAACCCGATTCGCAAAGGCATCCGCTTTGTGCTGACTGGCCCACCGGATGCGCTCGGCGGCGGCTGACCCGGCCCTCTCGATCTGATCGGCTGCGGTATTGCCCACAGCTGC
Proteins encoded:
- a CDS encoding initiator RepB protein (PFAM: initiator RepB protein~KEGG: nme:NMB0495 replication protein) produces the protein MDKVKPTMVLFENSLNRIAVNLSKLQRNLFYMVCSQIQPDHTAETIYEISAIELMERTGDKINYARLRQQTLQLIHPKEFEMPSNRVDKEGKPRKNVLQTGLFASALYLEGEGTVQLTISAHVRPFILNFSEKLKGGNFSQLDVDLVLALRSKYGQAMYQQLTQWRFHADKGHMYPLDELKTLLGVMNKDGFDKYSKWGEFDAKVLKPAKRDLEKTDLQFTYEPMPAPRRGRGHKVTHVKFMLSVDDDRNFPPGFVISEEHTTLFDRLVKQFGLRKDQAQTVLLNFPIKEINKRLYDLHIQHNDKKISNLGAYTAKSFGV
- a CDS encoding protein of unknown function DUF497 (PFAM: protein of unknown function DUF497~KEGG: mch:Mchl_1764 protein of unknown function DUF497), with product MLEFQWDAANKGHIIDQYPLRANTVEEVESIFTDSNFRPTPDRVDGRGEQQYSGVGVSNQNRLLFVAYSLRNDQIRPISCRPASRKERNRYAQITQKS
- a CDS encoding response regulator receiver protein (PFAM: response regulator receiver~SMART: response regulator receiver~KEGG: sfu:Sfum_2731 response regulator receiver protein) → MENAPTVWIVDDDEDDQLMIETAFQEVIFPLAIKQLSDGDELLPQLEKAPSLPKLILLDLNMQRMNGFDVLAELRTVPAYRKLPVVILTTSDNEDDKRKSLALGANGFLTKPCSLRAVISMLRRLVSEWHLN
- a CDS encoding response regulator receiver protein (PFAM: response regulator receiver~SMART: response regulator receiver~KEGG: rle:RL0674 putative response regulator transcriptional regulatory protein); translation: MATPSLNTPQSLATFVCLVDDTADYRSLVELIFKGYLPGCSLRSFENGQAFLNTLQQLSEKPNLVLLDQHMPGLSGYQTLVALKQQAQYRFIPIVMMSADASHSEISSFYGAGAATFLPKPMDFNTLTETLLTACQYASKLA
- a CDS encoding response regulator receiver protein (PFAM: response regulator receiver~SMART: response regulator receiver~KEGG: nmu:Nmul_A0163 response regulator receiver domain-containing protein); translation: MIAITTLELIVCPPCYTNYSTRFKSMSLKGPIICIDDDDDDQHLLRHAIEQAGVTNPIRFFANGEDALSYFETTTEQPFLILCDINMPFLNGLELRQRINDSEYLRQKAIPFVFLTTASNAEYVRQAYQESVQGFYEKATNYAQLQQQVRLIIEYWQSCLHPNNVV